In the Helianthus annuus cultivar XRQ/B chromosome 11, HanXRQr2.0-SUNRISE, whole genome shotgun sequence genome, one interval contains:
- the LOC110887683 gene encoding T-complex protein 1 subunit alpha-like → MVINHLDKLFVTSDTATIVNELEVQHPAANILVLAGKAQQEEIGDGANLVVSFARELFQSAEEVIRMGLHPCDIIIGYTKAINKKRIRLGFRERIRFRLCLGRVCLVVACLAEKKGVENNTRNMEAAVEWWDEEKLVALDNIQVHPYAGLGDSGPLARCFANFAKTDWSDPMGCLGCWETLLGSFKKYEENCIKSEVESERNDLKSDVESGYL, encoded by the exons ATGGTTATCAACCATCTGGACAAGCTATTTGTGACAAGCGATACTGCAACCATTGTGAACGAGCTTGAGGTTCAGCATCCTGCAGCCAACATTTTGGTATTGGCAGGGAAAGCACAGCAGGAGGAAATTGGTGATGGGGCCAACTTAGTAGTTTCTTTTGCCAGGGAGCTTTTCCAGAGTGCAGAAGAAGTCATTAGGATGGGACTGCATCCCTGTGATATCATCATTGGATACACAAAGGCAATTAATAAG AAGAGGATTCGACTTGGGTTTCGGGAACGAATTCGGTTTCGCTTGTGTCTTGGGCGGGTATGTTTGGTGGTGGCATGTTTGGCGGAAAAAAAGGGGGTTGAGAATAATACCCGAAATATGGAGGCAGCGGTTGAGTGGTGGGATGAGGAGAAGTTGGTGGCATTGGATAATATCCAAGTTCACCCGTACGCGGGTCTCGGCGATAGCGGCCCTCTTGCTCGTTGTTTTGCAAATTTTGCCAAAACGGATTGGTCGGATCCCATGGGTTGTTTGGGTTGTTGGGAAACATTGTTGGGAAGTTTTAAAAAATATGAAGAGAATTGTATAAAAAGTGAGGTAGAAAGTGAGAGGAATGATTTAAAAAGTGACGTAGaaagtgggtatttatag